Within the Meleagris gallopavo isolate NT-WF06-2002-E0010 breed Aviagen turkey brand Nicholas breeding stock chromosome 21, Turkey_5.1, whole genome shotgun sequence genome, the region gctgggtgGCAGCACTCAGCGCCCATCAGATGGGGCAGGACTCAGGGAATGCAGCTTTGGGCCTGGTGGTGAGGCTGGCTGCTCACACGCCGCCTCTGCTGCTCAAGCCCAGATGGTGAATATTTGATGTATCAAGCTTCAAAAAAGCACTTGTAGCACTTGCATAGAGCTGGAGAACCTCCATTTACAGGATGGGCAGTAAGAATGGAGGAAGTCCTTTGCAGATGCACAGACTCAGATGTGAACGACCCAAATCGTTTATaacaagttctcacatcacttatataccttcacaagttttctttttctagctttcccatctgCCCCTacagctttcccatccacctttacatgtcaacagaaCATTCTACaaacactcttcaaccgttcacGCAGGCGCTTATCCAGTCAGAGCCGTGAAAGaagattctttcttcttctagaggtgtccttggtcCTCATGCTGTTTGTCTTGCTCCatagctgctgctctgaacagtttttcttgtattcccacagtCCATCATCTGTATCTCCATGTCCAtcatctccatctcctccaccatctccatctccttccTCACACCACTCCACTCTGCATCCTGGCATCACAGCTAGAGGGTTATGTGCTTTGCAGCTTCTCCCTGCCTGTCACCCCTGTCCTTCTGTGTCCCCGCAGGTCTGGACACATCCACCATCACATCCTTCACCACCTCCACGGCCCTGGACTATGAAGAAATGCTCACTGCCACAGCCACAGGTATGGTGTTGGCAGCAACCAGTGCCGCAGCAGGGAGGGCTCTGAGGATTGACAGCTCTGTGGGCTGTCCCTTCCCATGGGCCAGCCACCCACATGGGTCCAGGTACAAATTAATGAGGCTTCGGTCCCAGGGAACCTCTTCCTCACCACCAAGGGACTTTGCCATGGGGCCACCATGGTGCTGGCTGTGGCTCAGAGCGggggcagtgggtgctgggGCCAAACACCGAGCACCCATGTGTCCCCATGTCTCAGCAGTGACAGACAGCCACGAGCAGCCCTCACCTGCAACTGAGGTGATCACCACTGATCTCATCACTGCTGAGCTGGAAAGTAAGCATGTGGCTGCCATTAGTCtggcacagcccccagcccccagcCCGAGATCCTCCtgtcccagctccctcactgcCCTGGAACATGACCCCATCTCCCCATGCTGTAGCCCACCTACCTCAGGGCTTGCCCCACAGCCCCTGAGATCACCCCACATGTGTGTCCAGTTCTTCCAGGGTCTCCCCCCATCTCCCCATGGCTCCCATGATCCCAGGGGTTTCACTACATACCCGTAGGGATACCTCTTTCATTCCTCAAACGTCCCTAGGAGTCTCCTTTCATCCTCTCAGGGCTCCCCCCATGCTCCCAGGGGCTCTCCCCATCTCTCCATCCTTTCCTCATCTCCTCAGGACCTGCACCCCCTACCTAGAGGTGTTCCTTCCTCATTTCCAGAGCTGCCCCACATGCCCGGAGGGctctccccatctccccacGACTCCCCTCATCCTCGCAGTGGCTTTACCATATACCCTATTGGCTACCTCCCTCATTTCCGCGGCTCCTCCCACGTCTCCAAAGGACTCCCCCTACgatgggatccctatggggaCCTCCCCGTATCTCCCCATCCTTCCCCCAGGCGCTCCTCCCATCCTCCCAGCGCCTCCACCCGGCGCTCCCTCCTCCATCCCCGAGCCTCTCCCCACCCTCCCAGGGGCTCCCCCAGCCGCTCCCCAccccttttcccccttccccccgcctcctccccttcccccctcccgTTTCCCGCAGTGGCTGTGCGGGCGCCCACCCGCAGGTGGCGGCGTGCGGTTGGCGAACGGCAACGGGAGCTGCCGCGGTCGGGTGGAAGTGCGGCACGGCGGGACGTGGGGCACGGTGTGCGACGACGACTGGGACTTCCCCGACGCGCAGGTGGTGTGCCGGCAGCTGGGCTGCGNNNNNNNNNNNNNNNNNNNNNNNNNNNNNNNNNNNNNNNNNNNNNNNNNNNNNNNNNNNNNNNNNNNNNNNNNNNNNNNNNNNNNNNNNNNNNNNNNNNNACCCAGCTCCTGGCACTTTGGCTCCAGCACAAGAGGCTGCGACGCTCCATGGACACGCGACGctcagctgcctgcacagcccATGGAAGCCCCTCAGCCACTCCACTCTGCCAGCCTCTCAACAACTGCAGCCCTGCTGGTTGAACCACCACAAGAGAGTTTGCTGATGTGCCGGAGCACTGCAGGGCGCGACATCAACACTGCCTGACTCTCCTGCCTGCTCttccctgctgagctgctgcttcctctaCAAGAGTGAGCGATGGGAGCCCAGCCAAGATTCCAGCACCCTGGAAGATGCCATGTGCTACTGCAGGGAGCTGAGACAAAGGCTTTTGATAGTCCAAGTCATTTATCTTGGCATCACATTTACCTTACGTAAGTTGAATGCAGTAAATTTCCTGCAGAACAAGGTGCAGTTGAAGGGCTCTGTTGCGTGTGTTGTGCTGGGGGCCGTGCAGGAATAGAGTCGGCTCCAAAACAGTGTCTTGTACTGACAGTCATCTCTGCTGAGGTTGAAACCAGCTCTTTGTGGGATATTTAGAGAAGGAAACGTGACATAGGCAGGAGGCTGAGTTGACTCCAAGGCACTGGGGATGTCACTTTTGTCCTCTTGGATGTCACAAGCTGCAGCCTCCCGCTGCATTTTGCACGGGCCGGGTTTGGGGCTTCCCTGATATCCAGCCTGAGCCTCCTCTGATGAGCTCCGTGCTGTTCCTTCGGCCCAGTTGCTGTTCAAGACATTCCTGTcctggctggatggggctttgagcagcctgacGGGAGAAGTCCTCACCTACAGGAGTGTGATAGggtggatgtgtgtgtgtgtgtgtgtgtgtgcgtgtgtgtatgcACGATGGTGTGCGTGTGTGTGACCGTGGGAGTCCATGTGTGAGCTTGGGGCTGTGAGTGTGTGCACCTGTGTGTGATGATGTGAGGGTGTGTGTACGGTGCGTGTGCATGTATGAGTGTGTTACACAGTGGGGAAGCCACCTCTCCCGTGCAGCAGTGTCCTGCTGGTTGCACCTCCCATGGGCAGCGCTGCATCTCCTctgggctgtggctgcacctCCCGTGGGTGGGGGTTGCGCTCCCCAGGAGCACCTGcgcacagccagccctgctcacaCACTCAGCCAAGTGGCAGCCGTACTTCTGACAGCCCGCAGCTCCCCACGGGCTGCTCACTATCCAGGGTCCTGCCTTGCTGGGACCACCTGCACAGTCCCACCCGGTGCTGTCAGCAGGCTGTCCTTGGGCTGCTCCTTCCCACCTGGCGCAGGTGGGACCTGCAGCACATCAGTCAGGAAGCGGATTACGGACAAACAAAGGGCGTTTGTCCAGGGCCGGGTTCCTCTCCTGGCAGCCCGCATCATCGCAGCCCTGCGCCAGCACACAGCCTCCTGGGGGCCACAGTATCCCCTCTTTTGGCTCTCAGAAAATATCTTCAGCTTAACTAGGACAGCATCCCAGAGCTCATGACTGATGCCCGTGTGTTTACCGGGCTTTACTTTGTGTGGTTTGAAGGCTGTGCTCGCTTCCAGCCATGCAGGGAGCCAGGGCGACTGGGAGTTTTGCAAAGTTTGGGCAAAACAGACTTAAAAGACATCTTTGAAACTGATTGTGAGCAGACTCATTAGAactctgctgctcctgcaaaatacaaagtcaGCGCCTAATTGCTAATTACTGAACCCACGgaaggcagtgccagcagatgGGTGATGGTGCTGTCAGCAACAGCTGTTTTGAAGCTGGCTTTGTGCCAAGGaaaaccccaaatcccagcaCTTGTGGGcatgggcagctctgcaggagggtCAGGATAGGAACCTCACCGCCCGTGGGATCAGCTTATCAGAGCCAACAGCACACCCAAGTGCCCATCCTGCCGAAGCTTTGCAAGAGCAGGAAACCACCTCATTTTATATGTCCCTCCTACCCAATTGCTTTCAAATTTTCTCTCACTTTTACTGCCAGGCTTGTGGTTAAACACACTTCATTGGAAGCCCAGAGAGTGTAGCACATAGAGTGAAGCAGACAGAGGGTTTCCTATGAAGGGGAGGTGGGTGAACACCAATAATCCACATCTCATGCTTTTGGACACCCTGGAGAGCACCTCCCTGATGGTATCCTCAGAAAAGCGGAATGCAGGTGCCGCTGATGCCCTGTGCACCGCGTGTAGCATGGACATGCTGGGGATACCCAGCAGCACATGGAGAGCACTGTGGGTTTAGGGTCCTGCCTGTGCCAGTGGGACAGATCCCAGCAGTGCAGGAGGGGGAAGGCAAAGCCGGAATGCCCTCAGCCAGCCCTGGGGAGGTcacagtgctcccagtgccagcTGCCCTGAAACCCGAGCCAGTCCCACCGCCATGCCCCGCTGAGCGGCCCCTTGCTCTCCttgctctcctcttcctctccttctcctcctccctctcagCCATCCCTGTGCCCAGGCACCCCGCGATGGGGCCGGGCAGCCGTCCTGCCCCGCAGCCCTGAGCCTGCAGGGTGACGCAGGATGAAGCCAGAAGCTGCTCGGCAGATGAATGGAAGCCTCTTCTCcttgttagctttttttttcctcctctatcCCCATTGTAATATTCATTGCAtcaattaattttcatttctttttttaactaacCAGCCAGCAGTTTTCTTGACTGCAAAggagaatatttatttctggGTTTAAATACATCATCTTtatactggaaagaaaacagcagacagGTATGTGGATTGAtggaaaacactgtttttgCAACAGGGTCAGTCCAGGCTGCACCAAATCTCTCTCATGTCCAGATTGAAGGAAGGAGCTTTCACAGCTTGTTTGCTGAGATCTGCATTCTTTGGGGTGAAAACAGAGCTGGGACTTTCTGTGGGAGGAAAAGTAGGGGTTCACCTTTATAGGTATAGCAGGGACTATGCTCAGCATCTCAGTGATTAATGCTTTATGGAATGCTGGGACCAGAACGGGAGGCAGGATAGATGCAGACTGTATGTGGGATGGATAGGGGATGGATAGAGGATGGATGCTGGATAAATTTGGGGTGGATGCAGAATGGATATTGGATGGATGCAGGGTGGATGAAGGACAAATGTGAGATGGATGCAGGGTAGATGCAGGATGTGTGTGGAATGGATATGGGATGGGTGTGGAATACATGTGGGACGGATGCGGAATGGATATGGGATGGTTGTGAGATGGTTGTGGGATGGGTGCAGGGTGAATGCAGGGCAGATATGGGATGGATGCAGGATGGATGTGGGATTGATGTGGGATTGATGTGGGATGCGTGCAAGGTGGATGCAGAGTGGGTATGGGATGGGTATGGGACGGATACAGGGTGGATGTGGGATGCATATGGGATGGACGTAGCATGGATGCAGGAGGGATGCTCACCCACACCAGGGCTGGTGCAGGCAGCATGCTGAGGGGCTGCAGGCCCACGGCAGTGTGCCGGCCGTCTGTCAGCCACTCTCCACCAGAGATTGGGGAGGGCTGGCGGGACAAAAGGCGACATTATTCGGAGCGGAATAAGCATGAATGGAGTATTGAGAAATGCTATGTTAGGGACTAGATTGATTTCCGAGCCCTGTAACTGAGCTGATTGTCTGCTGGAGGATCTCCTCTGAGCGCTGGGTCGGCAGCAGCCCCATGGCGAGAACAGGGATGTGCAGGGGCTGCATCCTGCATGGCAGCTCGTGGGAAGGAGCTGAGTCCTGCAGCCCCAGGGTGGGGTGAGCTCTCCCATACCATGGTTGGGTGATGGAAGCAGTGCTGTCACCACCCCATGCTGCCAGTGagaatccagcagagccagatGTTCAccattccagcagcagctggtgaaGAGAGCAGCAAATGATGGGGAAATTGCATCTTATTATCTTTAATCTCTTCCTCGTTTTCTCCATGCTTGCTTTCCATCTCGTCCCCATGGAGTTTGCATCTCCTCCCACTGATGAATGATGTGATGCAGGCCAGACCTGTGTTCCCACACtaatgcctcttttttttccaaggattTCCAAGGATTAGGAACAGTGCAGGTCTTGGGTCCCATAAGTGTTCCAGCTGGGGTGGGAGGTACCGTGGTCATGTTAGTGCAGGAGTGGGGTGGGAGCTGGGGGTCATCCTCTGCAGAGAAGTTCTGTGATAGAGAGGGCTGGCCGTGGGTGACAGCATAGTGACAGCCTGGCAACAGCATCACAGGAGGAGCCATGGGGCTGGCATCTCAGCTAGGGTGATGGGAGCCTCCCAAAATGTGGGCTGTGACTTTCTGCACGATGGGAAGCACCATCACATCCCAAAAAGCAGCTCATGGTGTGGCTTGCTGGAGATCTAGGTTTACTTGGTGGTTTGGGAAGTGCCTGTGCGGGTGGGGAGCCCATTCGCAGCTCTTCCAGAAGGATGAACTCCACCTGGATGAGGACAGCATGCTTCTCTCAGCTTCGGAGGCATCTCCAGAAGGGGTGGGTGGTGGCACCATGACGCAGCCTTTGATCTgtcctgctgccctgtgcctgAGCAGAGGCCCTGTCCTAAAGCTCCAAAGTGACCCCCATCTCACTACGCAGAAAACACCTCTTGTTCTCAGCAAATCCCAACTGGAGCCATATTTTCATGTGATTGCTGCCCAATGGCTGATGCTGGTGTCTGCATGTTGCAGGGATAGCAAGAGGACCCCAGAGCAGCGATGAGCGCTGGTCCCTGTATGTCATGTGGGGCACTGccttcctccctgctcctcctcctcctcctcggcCCCACTGGTGAGCTCTGCTGTTTCTCTTCATGAATAGACACGGCTAAGTCCTATCAGAGGGCGATTTGTCCTATTTTGGTGGTTTTATTCAGAAATGTGACTTGAAAGGGGCTGTGTTTACCTCAAGGCGGTTCCCTTTGTTCTCTGGGCTTTGTGAGCTGGATCAGAGGGAGCCAGGAGCTCTGTTCTCCAGGATGGCTTTCCTCATTAGTGTGGACACACTGTGCATATTTTTCAGGTCTCTCTTGACTTTGCTGGAGGATGCtctgaaataaatacttcagaGCTTTGATTCTGACTAACGGGCGATGGATACTGAATATTTAACGATGTCCTTCTTATCTGCTGCTTGTTAAAAAGGTTTAAAAGTGCTAAAAATCCATACAAGCCAGCATAAATCACTGTTCCAGAAAAGCTAGCACCCTTTGGTCTTCCCTGCTGGATTCCGAGACggctgcagggacacagcagctTCACTGCCCCATCTCACACCCCAGCTCCCACCCCCTCTGCTGCCAAGCATCCTAAGGCTCCCCCCGCACCATGTTTTTGGGGCTGCATCTTATGGTTTTTTCTGGCTGAGAGTGCTGCAGAAGCGGCTGTTACCCAGGTGCCTGCACCACCGCAGTGTGGTAAATGTGAATGCAGGAGGCAGATCTGTGCGATGCCCTGCCGCAGCCCCTACAGCCCTCCCCGCTTCAGGATTGCTCATTTTCACCTTATGGGTGGCTGCACGCCATCAGCTGCATTGATACATAGGAATACATGGCTTGCAAAATGCTGACTGCAatgtggagggaaaaaaaagaagNNNNNNNNNNNNNNNNNNNNNNNNNNNNNNNNNNNNNNNNNNNNNNNNNNNNNNNNNNNNNNNNNNNNNNNNNNNNNNNNNNNNNNNNNNNNNNNNNNNNGTTCAAGACCAGCTTGAAGagagccctgggcaacctggacTGGACCGCACCTGGAGGatggtgaccctgcctgtggccggggggttggaactcgatccttaggatcccttccaacccaagccatcctatgattctatacgTCAAACTGTTATTCCTTTGGATTGTTTTCCATATCAAAATAAACATCACATTTACCTTACGTAAGTTGAATGCAGTAAATTTCCTGCAGAACAAGGTGCAGTTGAAGGGCTCTGTTGCGTGTGTTGTGCTGGGGGCCGTGCAGGAATAGAGTCGGCTCCAAAACAGTGTCTTGCACTGACATTCATGTCTGCTGAGGTTGAAACCAGCTCTTTGTGGGATATTNNNNNNNNNNNNNNNNNNNNNNNNNNNNNNNNNNNNNNNNNNNNNNNNNNNNNNNNNNNNNNNNNNNNNNNNNNNNNNNNNNNNNNNNNNNNNNNNNNNNTTTGCCACACCATCTTCTCACCCATGCAAGACCTGCGAGCTGATGTGTCTCCAACTCCCCACTGGAGCTGACAGCACAGCCCCGTGGGCAGATACGGGCATCCCAAAGCCACCCCTCAGGGTCCCCAGCACCCAAggggtgctcacagccccaccCCAAGCTCTGCTCATTGTGACATCGGCACCGCGTCACCAACACCCACGTTCTCACTGTGACATCACAACGTGCAGGGCTGTTTCACACAGCGCACGCCCGTGTCCCCCCAATCCCGGGTACCTCTGGATCGAGGAAGCAGCACCACTGCTTTGCTCCAGAAGTAAAGCCCAGGAATGGAGCTGAGGTCTCGACGCCTCAGTGCGCCACAACCCAATCCTTCCACCCGCCGCCCTGCAGCACGGCCCAGGGCACGGGCAAGGCCCGAACGGGTGCGTCCCCCCCAGAAATGAAGCAATGTGTCTCCGAGGAGGAAGGTGAGTGCAGAGCGTTCCCGCAGCGGATGTGCCTCTGCCACGTGCAGCTGTCACCCTGCTAACGTGCTTGGGGTGATAATGCCCTTGTCCCCATTGCAGGGTGCAGGCTGTGCCAGCGGGCAGAGCACGACCCTGACATCTACGGAGACACGTGCCGTCAGGACGGGCTCTGCGTCCATGAGAACTGCCTGGTGAGCCCCTACCCCAGGCCCCTAGCCCCGTGCCAGCCGCTGCACCCCACATGCAGTAACAGGTCCCCGGTTGCCTCCTGCAGTACCACGCCAGCGGGCTGTACCAGCGCGGCGCTGACGATGAAGGATTCTTCGGATTCCTCTTTCCTGACATcgagcaggagctgcagcgcGTGGCACAGAAGGTGAATAGGGCGACGTGTCCCCACCTCGTCCCTGTGCCACGTGGCTGGGAGACTCCAGCAGAGCCCTCCTTGTCCAGAAAGACCCATCGCTGCACAAATCAGAACTGATTAGTGCTGCGGGGTCCCTAGCCACGTGGCCCACCGGATCATCCTCGTGCTCTGCTGGGCAAGGGCCGCCTGTGTGTGCACGGCACTGACGCCCGGCTCCGCACTGCTCTCCCCAGAAATGCTGCGTCTGCCGGAAGCGGGGCGCCTCGGTCCGCTGCCATCGCCGCAGATGCTCCCGCACCTTCCACTACCCCTGCGGAAGAGAACGCGGCTGCGTCTCCCAGTTCTTCGGGGAGTACAGGTGAGTGTGGGCACccgcagggctgcaggagggatggggcaggagctgagctgccacCTCCATCCCTCCTGCAGGTccttctgctggcagcaccGGCCAACGCAGCAGGTGAGGCCGCTGCAACAGGACAACCCGCAGTGTGCCATCTGCATGGAGGCGGTGGAGGGACGCCCCAGCTACGAAACCCTGATCTGTCCCTCCTGCACCAGCGCGCAGTTCCACCGCCACTGCATCCAGGTAGGCGGCACTGCCTCCAGAGCACAACAGCATCATCCCCAGCACCACCCAACCCTGCCACCCTGGCATCGTCCCCAGCCCTGGGGCAATGCGCACGCGTCCCCAGCTCATGTTCTGCCTTCCCCAGGGCCAAGCTCTGCGCGCTGCCCTGCACCACTTCCGCTGCCCGCTCTGCCAGGACATGCAGACCTTCCAGGCAGAGATGTTCCGCCTCGGCATCAAAATCCCAGACAGGTCAGCACCCACCGCCCTGCCCACCACCCAGCCTCCTCCCCTCCACCTCCCCTCGCACCGCACTCAGCTGTCCCCGGCTCCCTCCCACAGGGATGCAGCCTGGGAGGCGGAAGAGGGAGCCTTCCATGAGCTGTATCAGCGGCACAGCTCATGTGATGCCAGCTCGTGCCTGTGCCCGATAGGACGGGACTATTCTGAGAACATAGGATGAGTGTGCTCTGACCCCAAAGTCACGGCAACCTGGCGCCTTCATCCCCTCCTTCCAGCTGGGATGGGGGCTGGCCGTGATGCTGAGCTCAGCACGGCACAAGCTGTGCACTGGTAGCTCAGTGCCAGCCACCGCAGTGGGAGTGGCACGCACCACCCCACGGCTGGCATCCCACAGCCCTGGGACCCCCGGTGACCGTGCGGCTCTGGCTTCTGTCACTCCCACAGGCCCTGGaggatgctgctctgcagctcctgcggTTCCTGTGGcacccaccagcactgctccgCCATCNNNNNNNNNNNNNNNNNNNNNNNNNNNNNNNNNNNNNNNNNNNNNNNNNNNNNNNNNNNNNNNNNNNNNNNNNNNNNNNNNNNNNNNNNNNNNNNNNNNNCGATTCAACGTCGTCTGCGatggcagagcagtgctggtgggtgCCACAGGAACCgcaagagctgcagagcagcatcctCCAGGGGCCTGTGGGAGTGACAGAAGCCAGAGCCGCACGGTCACCGGAGGTCCCAGGGCTGTGGGATGCCAGCCGTGGGGTGGTGCGTGCCACTCCCACTGCGGTGGCTGGCTCTGAGCTACCAGTGCACAGCTTGTGCCGTGCTGAGCTCAGCATCACGGCCAGCCCCCATCCCAGCTGGAAGGAGGGGATGAAGGCGCCAGGTCGCCGTGACTTTGGGGTCAGAGCACACTCACCCTGTGTTCTCAGAATAGTTCTGTCCTATCGGGCAAAGACACGGGCTGGCATCACATGAGCTGTGCCGCTGATACAGCTCATGGAAGGCTCCCTCTTCCACCTCCCAGGCTGCATCCCTGTGGGAGGGAGCCGGGGACAGCTGAGTGCGGTGCGGGCGGAGGTGGAGGGGGGGAGGCTGGGTGGTGGGCAGGGCAGTGGGTGCTGACCTGTCTGGGATTTTGATGCCGAGGCGGAACATCNNNNNNNNNNNNNNNNNNNNNNNNNNNNNNNNNNNNNNNNNNNNNNNNNNNNNNNNNNNNNNNNNNNNNNNNNNNNNNNNNNNNNNNNNNNNNNNNNNNNCCGGTGCCCACACCGCTGCAGCCGCTGCACTCCCACGATTCAACGTCCTCTGCGATGGcggagcagtgctggtgggtgCCACAGGAAccgcaggagctgcagagcagcatcctCCAGGGCCTGTGGGAGTGACAGAAGCCAGAGCCGCACGGTCACCGGGGGTCCCAGGGCTGTGGGATGCCAGCCGTGGGGTGGTGCGTGCCACTCCCACTGCGGTGGCTGGCTCTGAGCTACCAGTGCACAGCTTGTGCCGTGCTGAGCTCAGCATCACGGCCAGCCCCCATCCCAGCTGGAAGGAGGGGATGAAGGCGCCAGGTCGCCGTGACTTTGGGGTCAGAGCACACTCACCCTGTGTTCTCAGAATAGTTCTGTCCTATCGGGCAAAGACACGGGCTGGCATCACATGAGCTGTGCCGCTGATACAGCTCATGGAAGGCTCCCTCTTCCACCTCCCAGGCTGCATCCCGGTGGGAGGGAGCCGGGGACAGCTGAGTGCGGCGCGAGGGGAGGACAAGGGCATTATCACCCCAAGCACGTTAGCAGGGTGACAGCTGCACGTGGCAGAGGCACATCTGCTGCGGGAATGCTCTGCACtcgccttcctcctcctcagagACACGTCCCTTCNNNNNNNNNNNNNNNNNNNNNNNNNNNNNNNNNNNNNNNNNNNNNNNNNNNNNNNNNNNNNNNNNNNNNNNNNNNNNNNNNNNNNNNNNNNNNNNNNNNNACTAATCAGTTCTGATTTGTGCAGCGATGGGTCTTTCTGGACAAGGAGGGCTCTGCTGGAGTCTCCCCAGCCACGTGGCACAGGGGACGAGGTGGGGACACGTCGCCCTATTCACCTTCTGTGCCACgcgctgcagctcctgctcgATGTCAGGGAAGAGGAATCCGAAGAATCCTTCATCGTCAGCGCCGCGCTGGTACAGCCCGCTGGCGTGGTACTGCAGGAGGCAACCGGGGACCTGTTACTGCATGTGGGGTGCAGCGGCTGGCAcggggctgggggctgggggCAAGGGGTTGGGGCTCACCAGGCAGTTCTCATGGACGCAGAGCCCGTCCTGACGGCACGTGTCTCCGTAGATGTCAGGGTCGTGCTCTGCCCGCTGGCACAGCCTGCACCCTGCAATGGGGACAAGGGCATTATCACCCCAAGCACGTTAGCAGGGTGACAGCTGCACGTGGCAGAGGCACATCTGCTGCGGGAATGCTCTGCactcaccttcctcctcctcagagACACGTCCCTTCTTTTGGGGTGGGGACGGCACCCATACAGGCCTTGTCCGTGCCATGGCCCTTGCTGCAAGGCAGGGCTGGAAGGTTTGGGTTGTGGCACACTGAGGCACACTCACCCCCTGTTCAGAGACTAGTGCAGTCCCACTGGGCAAAGGCAGAGGCTGGCCTCGCAGGAGCTGTGCCGCTGGTAGAGCTCATGGAAGGTTCCCACTTCCCAATTTGCAGGTTTGCTCTCTTCCAGGACCCTGACAGGAGTGCTGGCTCTGCATTCGCGACCACTGCCTGGTGACTGACTGCCCAGTCCTTGGCTCCCGGCCCCACTGCTGTGTCTCCAAATAGCAGCTTCCCAGGGGACCTCACTAACTACTTCCCCGAGCAGCCTAAAAGCTGTTGCCCCAGATCCCAGGTTGAGATTTCACAGACAGAAGCacaggatggcttgggttggaagggatcgTAAGGACCAAGTACCTGGGCCAgtccaggttgcccaggacaGCCATCAGCGCTGCTCCTCCCCTCTTCTCAGGAGCCGCAGCCACCACGAAGGNNNNNNNNNNNNNNNNNNNNNNNNNNNNNNNNNNNNNNNNNNNNNNNNNNNNNNNNNNNNNNNNNNNNNNNNNNNNNNNNNNNNNNNNNNNNNNNNNNNNAGGTCAATCTAACGAGGTTCAACGCAGCAAAGTGCAGGGTTTGGAGTAGGGCTGGAGGAGTCCCAGGCATACGTGTATGCACACTGGGAGGAGAAGGCCTTTGCAATAgccctgcagagagggacctgggggtcctggtggattATAAACTTAAtgtgagccagctgtgtgctcttGCGGCTTGGAAAGCAAAAGCTGTCTTGGGCTCCATCACAAGAGGCCTGACAGCAGggccagggaggtgattgtccctcttcGCTCcgctcttgtgaggccccatctgcagtactgtgtccaggtctggagcccccagcacaagaaagacagggagctgctggacaGGGTCCAgagcagagccacagagatgatcagggggctggagcacctcccctacgaagaaaggctgagggagctgggctcgttcagcctggagaagagagggctgaggggtgacctcatggcagcctttcagtacctaaagggagcctgcaaacaggagaggagtcgactctttgaaaggggagataacgGCGGGAcaggggggaatggtttcaagttgaaggagggaagatttaggttggatgtcgggGATgctctttactgtgagagtg harbors:
- the LOC104913886 gene encoding PHD finger protein 7-like; amino-acid sequence: MGSLDTSTITSFTTSTALDYEEMLTATATELPHMPGGLSPSPHDSPHPRSGFTIYPIGYLPHFRGSSHVSKGLPLRWDPYGDLPWLCGRPPAGGGVRLANGNGSCRGRVEVRHGGTWGTVCDDDWDFPDAQVVTAQGTGKARTGASPPEMKQCVSEEEGCRLCQRAEHDPDIYGDTCRQDGLCVHENCLYHASGLYQRGADDEGFFGFLFPDIEQELQRVAQKKCCVCRKRGASVRCHRRRCSRTFHYPCGRERGCVSQFFGEYRSFCWQHRPTQQVRPLQQDNPQCAICMEAVEGRPSYETLICPSCTSAQFHRHCIQGQALRAALHHFRCPLCQDMQTFQAEMFRLGIKIPDRDAAWEAEEGAFHELYQRHSSCDASSCLCPIGRDYSENIG
- the LOC104913887 gene encoding PHD finger protein 7-like, which translates into the protein MARTRPVWVPSPPQKKGRVSEEEEGCRLCQRAEHDPDIYGDTCRQDGLCVHENCLYHASGLYQRGADDEGFFGFLFPDIEQELQRVAQKVNRATCPHLVPCATWLGRLQQSPPCPERPIAAQIRTD